Proteins encoded within one genomic window of Lysinibacillus sphaericus:
- the fusA gene encoding elongation factor G, protein MKREFSLENTRNIGIMAHIDAGKTTTTERILYYTGKIHKIGETHEGASQMDWMEQEQERGITITSAATTAQWAGHRVNIIDTPGHVDFTVEVERSLRVLDGAVTVLDAQSGVEPQTETVWRQATTYGVPRIVFINKMDKTGADFLYSVGTLHERLQANAHPIQLPIGAEDQFSAIIDLVEMKATFYGDEKGTAVTEGEIPEEHREIAEEYREKLIDAVASVDEEIMEKYLEGEEITVAELKAAIRRATIAVEFYPVICGTAFKHKGVRPMLNAVIDYLPSPVDVPAIKGTSVDGDEELERKSSDDEPFSALAFKVMTDPFVGKLTFFRVYSGTLDAGSYVQNSSKGKRERVGRILQMHANSREEISKVFAGDIAAAVGLKDTTTGDTLCDEKNLVILESMEFPEPVISLSVEPKSKADQDKMGQALQKLQEEDPTFRAHTDTETGQTIISGMGELHLDILVDRMRREFKVEANVGAPMVSYRETFRSSAKVQGKFTRQSGGRGQYGDVTIEFSPNEEGKGFEFENAIVGGVVPREYIPAVEAGLRDSLDRGVVAGYPLIDIKAKLVFGSYHDVDSNEMAFKIAASMALKEAAKQCDAVILEPMMKVEVVIPEEYLGDIMGNITSRRGRVEGMDARGNSQVVRAMVPLSEMFGYATTLRSATQGRGVFSMTFDHYEEVPKSIAADIIKKNKGE, encoded by the coding sequence ATGAAACGCGAATTCTCTCTAGAGAATACTCGTAATATTGGGATCATGGCTCACATTGATGCTGGTAAAACAACAACAACTGAGCGTATCCTTTATTACACAGGTAAGATTCACAAAATCGGTGAAACTCATGAAGGCGCTTCTCAAATGGACTGGATGGAGCAAGAGCAAGAACGTGGTATTACAATCACTTCTGCTGCAACAACAGCTCAATGGGCAGGCCACCGTGTAAACATCATCGATACTCCTGGACACGTAGACTTCACTGTAGAAGTAGAACGTTCTTTACGCGTACTTGATGGTGCTGTAACAGTACTAGACGCTCAATCTGGTGTTGAGCCTCAAACAGAAACTGTATGGCGTCAAGCTACAACTTACGGTGTTCCACGTATCGTATTCATTAACAAAATGGATAAAACAGGTGCAGACTTCTTGTATTCAGTAGGTACTCTACACGAACGTTTACAAGCAAACGCTCACCCAATCCAATTACCTATCGGAGCTGAAGATCAGTTCTCTGCTATCATTGACTTAGTTGAAATGAAAGCAACTTTCTACGGCGATGAAAAAGGTACTGCAGTAACTGAAGGTGAAATTCCTGAAGAGCACCGCGAAATCGCTGAAGAATACCGTGAAAAATTAATCGACGCTGTTGCAAGTGTTGATGAAGAAATCATGGAAAAATATTTAGAAGGCGAAGAAATCACTGTTGCTGAGCTTAAAGCGGCTATCCGTCGTGCTACAATCGCAGTAGAATTCTACCCAGTAATCTGTGGTACAGCATTCAAACACAAAGGCGTACGCCCAATGTTAAATGCAGTTATCGATTACTTACCATCTCCAGTTGATGTACCAGCAATCAAAGGTACTTCAGTTGATGGTGACGAAGAGTTAGAACGTAAATCTTCTGATGACGAGCCATTCTCAGCTCTTGCATTCAAAGTTATGACTGACCCATTCGTAGGTAAATTAACTTTCTTCCGTGTGTACTCTGGAACATTAGATGCAGGTTCATACGTACAAAACTCTTCTAAAGGTAAACGTGAACGTGTAGGTCGTATCCTACAAATGCACGCTAACTCTCGTGAAGAGATTTCTAAAGTGTTCGCTGGGGACATCGCAGCAGCAGTAGGTCTTAAAGATACTACTACTGGTGATACTCTATGTGACGAGAAAAACCTAGTTATTCTTGAATCAATGGAATTCCCTGAACCAGTAATTTCTCTTTCTGTAGAACCAAAATCAAAAGCTGACCAAGACAAAATGGGTCAAGCTTTACAAAAACTTCAAGAAGAGGATCCAACTTTCCGTGCTCACACTGACACAGAAACTGGACAAACAATCATCTCAGGTATGGGTGAGCTTCACCTTGATATCTTAGTTGACCGTATGCGCCGTGAATTTAAAGTAGAAGCTAACGTAGGTGCTCCAATGGTATCTTACCGTGAAACATTCCGTAGCTCTGCAAAAGTTCAAGGTAAATTCACTCGCCAATCTGGTGGTCGTGGACAATATGGTGACGTAACGATTGAGTTCTCTCCAAATGAAGAAGGTAAAGGCTTCGAATTCGAAAACGCTATCGTTGGTGGTGTAGTTCCTCGTGAATACATCCCTGCAGTTGAAGCAGGTCTTCGTGACTCTCTTGACCGCGGTGTAGTAGCTGGTTACCCACTAATCGACATTAAAGCGAAATTAGTATTCGGTTCTTACCATGACGTTGACTCGAATGAGATGGCGTTTAAAATCGCAGCTTCTATGGCTCTTAAAGAAGCAGCTAAACAATGTGATGCTGTAATTTTAGAACCAATGATGAAAGTAGAAGTTGTAATTCCAGAAGAGTACCTTGGTGATATCATGGGTAACATCACTTCTCGTCGCGGACGCGTTGAGGGTATGGATGCTCGCGGTAACTCTCAAGTTGTTCGTGCAATGGTTCCACTTTCGGAAATGTTTGGTTACGCAACAACTCTTCGTTCAGCAACTCAAGGTCGCGGTGTATTCTCAATGACATTTGATCATTATGAAGAAGTACCAAAATCAATTGCTGCTGACATCATCAAAAAAAATAAAGGTGAATAA